One part of the Alligator mississippiensis isolate rAllMis1 chromosome 3, rAllMis1, whole genome shotgun sequence genome encodes these proteins:
- the NTAQ1 gene encoding protein N-terminal glutamine amidohydrolase isoform X2, with translation MERAAGAGAAPAPARHGCVYTSCYCEENVWKLCEYIQSQDQYPLEEFYVIFISNDRKMIPLWKQRSGCGDKPVVWDYHVILLHDSSGDQNFIYDLDTALPFPCLFDTYIEEAFKSDDDIYPEYRRKIRAVRADVYLKTFASDRSHMKDSSGKWLKPPPSYPCIETAGLVWPTLNLQ, from the exons ATGGAGCGGGCGGCGGGGGCGGGcgctgcacctgcccctgcccggcaCGGCTGCGTCTACACCAGCTGCTACTG TGAAGAAAATGTTTGGAAGCTTTGTGAATACATCCAAAGCCAGGATCAGTATCCATTAGAAGAATTTTATGTTATTTTCATATCCAACGACAGAAAGATG ATACCACTTTGGAAGCAGAGATCAGGATGTGGAGATAAACCTGTAGTTTGG GATTACCATGTTATTTTACTTCATGATTCCAGTGGAGACCAAAACTTCATTTATGACCTTGACACAGCGTTGCCATTTCCATGTCTGTTTGATACTTACATTGAAGAGGCTTTTAAATCAGACGATGATATTTATCCGGAATATCGCAG AAAAATCAGGGCAGTTCGAGCGGATGTTTATCTGAAGACGTTTGCTTCTGACCGCTCTCACATGAAAGACAGCAGCGGAAAGTGGCTGAAGCCTCCTCCCTCTTACCCTTGCATTGAAACGGCAG